From [Clostridium] symbiosum, a single genomic window includes:
- a CDS encoding TRAP transporter large permease, giving the protein MSTGVVAAFSLILLLVLIFCGVHLSTSLMFTSTLSVFLFTGRFSTAMNVLSQSAWGAVRQYMFGVIPLFVLMGLLANLSGASQDLYDSASLLLKKVRGGVGIATVVANAIFAAITGVTVASAAVFTKIALPQMLRLKYDRKIALGTISGSAILGMLIPPSLLMIVYGSQADVSIGKLFVAAVFPGVLMTIAFIIVILTVAHVKPDYIPEVEELTEDEKKNFWKIVLRPWPIVLLIIISLGGIWCGFFTPTEAGGVGAFGAFLIVVFKKRFNRKDFWETLLSAGSTSGSVLILLVSASTYSKTLAMCGVINVIRGFVESLHMPPIGVVILFIVILMILGCILDSTSILLLTTPLMCPIMADLGYDLVWFGLVMIIAIETGMITPPFGMNVFTVKSSLYGMEGVEDITVNEIFAGSMWFLVAIIIVDLCCVFLPQLVLFLPNAM; this is encoded by the coding sequence GTGAGTACAGGCGTTGTTGCAGCGTTTTCGCTGATTCTTTTGCTGGTGCTGATTTTCTGTGGCGTGCATCTGAGCACTTCCCTGATGTTTACCAGCACCCTGAGCGTATTCCTGTTTACGGGGAGATTCTCCACTGCGATGAATGTATTGAGCCAGTCGGCCTGGGGAGCGGTCAGACAGTATATGTTTGGCGTAATTCCGCTATTTGTACTGATGGGACTGTTGGCCAACTTATCTGGTGCGAGCCAGGATCTCTATGATTCGGCCAGCCTCCTCCTGAAAAAGGTGCGCGGCGGCGTCGGAATCGCCACGGTAGTGGCCAATGCAATTTTTGCGGCAATCACCGGCGTAACGGTTGCTTCGGCAGCGGTATTTACAAAGATTGCCCTGCCTCAGATGCTGAGGCTGAAATACGACAGGAAGATAGCACTGGGAACGATTTCCGGTTCTGCTATCCTCGGAATGCTGATTCCTCCGAGCCTGCTTATGATTGTGTACGGTTCACAGGCGGATGTGTCCATCGGAAAACTGTTTGTTGCCGCCGTATTCCCCGGTGTGCTCATGACCATCGCATTTATCATTGTAATTCTGACGGTGGCGCATGTGAAGCCGGATTATATTCCCGAGGTAGAGGAGTTGACAGAGGATGAGAAAAAGAATTTCTGGAAAATCGTCCTCCGTCCATGGCCGATTGTGCTGCTCATCATTATCTCCCTTGGAGGCATCTGGTGCGGCTTTTTTACACCGACCGAGGCGGGCGGCGTGGGAGCGTTCGGCGCTTTCCTGATTGTGGTTTTCAAGAAACGGTTTAACAGAAAAGATTTCTGGGAGACACTTCTCTCAGCCGGTTCCACTTCGGGAAGCGTACTGATACTTCTTGTTTCCGCATCCACCTATTCGAAGACACTGGCAATGTGCGGCGTAATTAATGTCATCAGAGGATTTGTAGAGAGTTTACATATGCCTCCGATTGGAGTGGTTATCCTGTTTATCGTCATCCTGATGATACTCGGCTGTATCCTGGATTCCACCTCCATCCTGCTTCTGACAACGCCTCTGATGTGCCCGATTATGGCGGATCTGGGGTATGATCTGGTGTGGTTCGGGCTTGTTATGATTATTGCGATCGAGACAGGTATGATTACGCCTCCGTTCGGAATGAATGTATTTACGGTCAAGTCGTCGCTGTATGGGATGGAAGGCGTGGAGGACATCACGGTAAATGAAATATTTGCCGGCTCCATGTGGTTTCTGGTGGCAATTATAATTGTAGATTTATGCTGTGTATTCTTACCGCAGCTCGTGCTGTTCCTGCCAAATGCCATGTAG
- a CDS encoding helix-turn-helix transcriptional regulator: MIDYGPFWKTLMASSESTYTLITVHHLSSGTIDRLRNNKPMTTTTINDLCRILDCQIEDIAVYIPSETDQPL, encoded by the coding sequence ATGATTGATTATGGCCCGTTTTGGAAAACACTCATGGCCTCTTCCGAATCAACTTATACTCTTATTACAGTACATCACCTTTCCAGCGGTACGATCGACCGCCTGAGAAACAACAAACCGATGACCACCACGACAATTAATGATCTATGCCGGATACTGGACTGCCAAATTGAGGATATCGCCGTATATATCCCTTCCGAAACAGATCAGCCTTTATAA
- a CDS encoding orotate phosphoribosyltransferase, with translation MENKYTKIKTAGTDVALKVLPGHFATNHAHINYYIDMTTMKTRTSEAQEVARDLVSMYLYDTVIDTIVCMEETEVIGAFLSEELTKGGFLSMNAHKTVYVVSPEFNNNSQIIFRENLLPMIRGKHVMILMSTVTTGLTVNKAVECIQYYDGILMGVSAIFSALDEVNGVPIKSVFGKKDLPDYAYSDYRNCPQCKAGKKLDALVNTFGYSLL, from the coding sequence ACATTTCGCAACCAACCACGCCCATATCAATTACTACATTGATATGACTACAATGAAGACAAGAACCAGCGAGGCGCAGGAAGTAGCCAGGGATCTGGTAAGCATGTATCTCTATGACACGGTGATTGATACCATCGTGTGTATGGAGGAGACGGAAGTAATCGGAGCATTTTTGTCGGAAGAACTGACAAAAGGCGGTTTTCTCTCCATGAATGCACACAAGACAGTTTACGTTGTGAGTCCTGAATTTAACAACAACAGCCAGATTATCTTCAGAGAGAACCTGCTCCCGATGATTAGGGGAAAACACGTTATGATTCTGATGTCCACGGTAACAACAGGACTTACGGTTAATAAAGCCGTTGAGTGCATCCAGTATTATGACGGCATCCTTATGGGCGTATCGGCAATCTTCAGCGCACTTGACGAGGTTAACGGAGTTCCGATTAAGTCGGTATTCGGCAAGAAAGATTTACCGGACTATGCCTATTCAGACTACAGAAACTGCCCGCAGTGCAAGGCCGGAAAGAAACTGGATGCGCTTGTAAACACGTTTGGCTATTCGCTATTATAA
- a CDS encoding GntR family transcriptional regulator: MENTKPLIQYTTVSDSVYLWIKNAIIQGDFKPGEHIAQESLTQKLGVSRTPVRDAMKRLEAEGLLITKPHCGAVVFKLSREHLNEIYEVRILMEQYCAARTCIKASDEEIDAVDAINLRMLSFSNTSKEFMQLDRQFHSLLCSLSGCTNTVEILEGLWNKCDSFKSIYYSLEGRANDTLSEHARIVQGLRKRNITATKEAISDHLKDVVNSVSTHVNFS, encoded by the coding sequence ATGGAGAACACCAAACCATTAATCCAATATACAACTGTTTCTGATTCCGTTTATCTTTGGATAAAGAATGCAATCATCCAGGGGGATTTTAAACCTGGTGAACATATTGCCCAGGAAAGTCTTACTCAAAAATTAGGTGTCAGCCGCACCCCCGTCAGGGATGCCATGAAACGTCTCGAAGCGGAGGGACTGCTGATTACCAAACCCCATTGCGGAGCCGTGGTCTTCAAACTTTCCAGGGAACATCTCAATGAAATTTATGAAGTGAGGATTCTCATGGAACAGTACTGCGCCGCCAGAACCTGCATCAAAGCGTCCGATGAAGAAATTGATGCCGTAGACGCAATCAACCTGCGCATGCTGAGCTTCTCCAATACCTCGAAAGAATTCATGCAGCTTGACCGTCAGTTTCACTCTCTGCTCTGCTCCCTGTCCGGATGTACGAATACCGTGGAGATTCTGGAAGGCCTCTGGAATAAATGTGATTCATTCAAATCCATCTACTATTCCCTGGAAGGACGGGCCAACGACACGCTGTCCGAACATGCGCGCATCGTCCAGGGCCTGAGAAAGCGGAATATCACAGCAACAAAAGAAGCAATCTCAGATCACCTGAAGGATGTCGTCAACAGCGTCAGCACGCATGTGAATTTTTCCTGA
- a CDS encoding LuxR C-terminal-related transcriptional regulator, whose product MELNEYCLLNELIYSIYTEGNFEVLCRILLKRLKHFIKCSYASVLLADLNHEGHLCHPICEPESFIEAEKRYLQYEEQDHLLWMSYSPQTMVFRDSQALSDSKRLSSRIYRDCYSHYDIFDTLQMNLTYNSHFLGCVTLYRTKHESQFTDLDVLYLRLLSIHLNCVFYHRYYLASSPESRKETALEIHSSPNGSCHPQIQCLLTKREHEIADYVQKGCGNADIAGALNITEHTLNKHLQNIYRKLNISSRWELLSYLNRLSDQSQSVCAEINMNNLHTDYCHL is encoded by the coding sequence ATGGAACTTAACGAATACTGCCTGCTGAATGAATTAATATACAGTATCTATACAGAGGGAAATTTTGAGGTGCTGTGCCGGATCTTGCTAAAGCGCCTGAAACATTTTATTAAATGCTCCTATGCCAGTGTTCTTTTAGCCGATTTGAATCATGAAGGCCATCTCTGCCATCCGATTTGCGAACCGGAGAGCTTTATCGAGGCTGAAAAACGTTATCTTCAGTACGAAGAGCAGGATCACCTGCTCTGGATGAGTTACTCCCCTCAGACTATGGTCTTCAGGGACAGCCAGGCTCTCTCAGACTCGAAGCGGCTGTCCTCCAGAATCTACAGGGACTGTTACTCTCACTATGATATTTTTGATACATTACAGATGAATCTGACTTATAATTCTCATTTTCTGGGATGTGTGACCCTCTACAGGACGAAACATGAGTCTCAGTTCACCGATCTGGATGTACTGTATCTGAGACTTCTCAGCATTCATCTGAACTGTGTATTCTATCATCGTTACTATCTGGCCTCGTCACCGGAGTCCCGAAAAGAAACCGCATTGGAAATACATAGCTCACCAAACGGTTCCTGCCATCCTCAAATTCAATGCCTTCTAACAAAACGGGAACATGAAATTGCGGATTACGTTCAGAAAGGCTGTGGTAATGCAGACATTGCCGGGGCATTAAACATCACGGAGCATACTCTCAATAAACATCTGCAAAATATCTACAGGAAATTGAATATTTCCTCCCGCTGGGAGTTACTCTCATATTTAAACCGTCTTTCAGATCAATCGCAATCTGTCTGCGCTGAAATTAACATGAATAATTTACATACTGATTACTGCCATTTATAA
- a CDS encoding Tm-1-like ATP-binding domain-containing protein — MAVIAVIACCDTKYHEITFVREKIRKSGNQPLILDISTGPCIPLKADITREEVLAAGGYTWEQVHGFDKSGAISAMTESIAKTVTKLYQQKKIDGVIGMGGLQNTVVCSAALRLLPIGFPKMICSTIASGSRCFDTVVGDKDIAVIPSIVDFAGMNPISEAVLGNTVSAMIGMVTHGSRGIDTKGELYIGTTLMGITNDTVMQASNELAENGLKTISFHSTGIGGKVMEDLIREGVITAVMDLSLHEMTAEYFGNYGYSKGAVNRLCAAAEMGIPALVCPGGIDFACLRPEELFDDQEERGYVWHNKDLTHTRLYEHEILDITRTIAERLNHSTGRTEVVLPMGGLRTLSYPGEFFNKPETIRKMKKIFEEELKPEITFKTFDLNFCDPEFAHICAHEMMNLLNGADQ; from the coding sequence ATGGCAGTGATCGCGGTTATAGCCTGCTGTGATACAAAATATCACGAGATAACATTTGTGCGGGAAAAGATTAGAAAGAGCGGTAACCAGCCTCTTATACTGGACATCAGCACGGGGCCATGCATCCCTTTGAAGGCTGATATAACACGTGAGGAGGTGCTGGCGGCCGGAGGTTATACCTGGGAGCAGGTACACGGATTTGATAAGAGCGGAGCTATCTCCGCGATGACGGAGAGCATAGCAAAGACAGTGACGAAGCTGTATCAGCAGAAGAAGATAGACGGTGTGATCGGGATGGGCGGACTGCAGAATACAGTTGTGTGTTCGGCAGCCCTGAGACTGTTACCCATCGGGTTTCCCAAGATGATATGTTCCACAATTGCGAGTGGTTCCCGCTGTTTCGATACGGTAGTAGGTGATAAGGACATCGCCGTAATTCCGTCTATCGTCGACTTTGCAGGAATGAACCCGATCAGCGAGGCAGTGCTGGGCAATACGGTCAGCGCCATGATAGGTATGGTTACCCATGGAAGCAGAGGGATTGATACGAAAGGGGAATTGTATATCGGCACCACTCTGATGGGCATTACCAATGATACCGTCATGCAGGCATCCAATGAATTGGCGGAGAATGGGTTGAAGACCATCAGCTTCCATTCCACGGGGATTGGAGGAAAAGTGATGGAAGATTTAATCCGGGAGGGAGTCATCACGGCCGTGATGGATCTTTCCCTGCATGAGATGACGGCGGAGTATTTTGGCAATTACGGATACAGCAAAGGCGCCGTAAACAGGCTGTGCGCCGCTGCGGAAATGGGGATACCGGCACTTGTCTGCCCAGGAGGAATTGATTTTGCCTGCCTGCGTCCGGAAGAACTGTTCGATGACCAGGAGGAGCGGGGATATGTGTGGCACAATAAAGATTTGACCCATACCCGCCTTTACGAACACGAGATTTTAGATATAACCAGAACAATTGCAGAACGGCTCAACCACTCAACCGGAAGGACAGAAGTGGTGCTTCCGATGGGAGGGCTGCGTACGCTCAGCTATCCCGGAGAGTTTTTCAACAAGCCGGAAACAATCCGGAAGATGAAAAAGATCTTTGAGGAGGAACTCAAACCGGAAATCACGTTTAAAACATTTGACCTGAACTTCTGTGATCCGGAGTTTGCCCATATCTGTGCGCATGAAATGATGAATCTTTTAAATGGAGCGGATCAATGA
- a CDS encoding Na+/H+ antiporter NhaC family protein: MGFGILSCIPIVVLLVGATITRKMPEMLLLSSFIGAVILYGKGFFTGYINIMYEALANGSFQFILLILVGSGALIALLEKSGAMLGFRNMIRKAASTKDRALLFTWILGVIVFIDDYLNALAVSSAMKNITDEYKVPREHLAYTVNCTGSCVCVLIPFSSWAAFGIGVFKDYGLEFSDYVKALPFMFYPIVALIICLLFGYELLPKLGGMKEAYDRVAAGGSTLVPSDEARAEESDGAVPSSPINFLLPMLVLIVTMILCDNELIHGLLAALVAQAVLYIGQKIMSPKEFIETAFNGIYSMASVSFVVALAFMMTAVNTNLGFSEYMIDILGALIPATVLPVIAFLLVAFIAFASGSFWPLVVIVAPIFMPMALNFGMNPSLIIAAIMSGIAFGSQFCFYSDAVFMTAAGTGVPNVNQIKAIAPYVLSGAVIAAILFAIAGFIR, encoded by the coding sequence ATGGGGTTTGGTATCTTATCGTGTATCCCGATTGTAGTATTGCTGGTGGGGGCCACAATTACTAGGAAAATGCCGGAAATGCTGTTACTTTCATCATTTATCGGCGCAGTCATTTTGTATGGGAAAGGGTTTTTTACAGGCTATATCAACATTATGTATGAAGCTCTGGCAAATGGTTCTTTCCAGTTTATTCTTCTGATTCTCGTAGGTTCCGGCGCGCTCATTGCACTGCTGGAAAAATCCGGTGCAATGCTGGGGTTTAGAAATATGATCCGGAAAGCAGCGAGTACCAAAGACAGAGCTTTATTATTTACCTGGATTCTCGGCGTAATCGTTTTTATCGATGATTATTTAAACGCACTGGCAGTATCCTCCGCTATGAAAAATATAACGGATGAATACAAGGTGCCGAGGGAGCATCTGGCATACACGGTCAACTGTACCGGCTCTTGTGTCTGTGTACTGATTCCGTTCAGCAGCTGGGCAGCCTTTGGAATCGGCGTTTTCAAGGATTACGGATTGGAATTTTCCGATTATGTAAAGGCTCTTCCTTTTATGTTTTACCCGATAGTTGCACTGATTATCTGTCTTTTATTCGGCTATGAGCTGCTGCCCAAATTGGGAGGAATGAAGGAGGCATATGACAGAGTGGCGGCAGGCGGTTCAACTCTGGTGCCTTCTGATGAGGCAAGAGCGGAGGAGAGCGACGGGGCGGTTCCATCTTCACCTATTAACTTTTTACTCCCAATGCTTGTGCTGATTGTCACGATGATTTTGTGTGATAATGAACTGATTCATGGCCTTCTGGCGGCATTAGTAGCCCAGGCGGTATTGTATATCGGTCAGAAAATCATGTCTCCGAAAGAATTTATAGAAACTGCATTTAATGGAATTTATTCCATGGCTAGCGTGAGTTTTGTCGTGGCCCTGGCGTTCATGATGACGGCTGTAAATACGAATCTGGGCTTTTCAGAATACATGATTGATATACTGGGGGCGCTAATACCGGCTACAGTATTACCGGTTATCGCATTTCTGCTCGTTGCATTTATTGCTTTTGCATCGGGAAGCTTCTGGCCTCTGGTTGTAATTGTAGCTCCGATATTTATGCCGATGGCACTGAATTTCGGAATGAATCCTTCCCTGATTATTGCGGCCATTATGTCCGGGATTGCATTTGGAAGCCAGTTCTGTTTTTACTCGGATGCGGTATTTATGACGGCTGCCGGTACGGGAGTTCCCAATGTGAACCAGATTAAGGCCATTGCGCCCTATGTCTTGTCAGGAGCGGTGATTGCGGCCATTCTTTTTGCAATAGCAGGTTTTATCAGATAG
- a CDS encoding C4-dicarboxylate TRAP transporter substrate-binding protein has product MKKNRLFALGMAAAVAISTMTGCGSSSTQTKETTAPAEQGGAEAAAPSEKKEKITLRIGSGHSESNPWITALEDYFVKNVSERVSSETNYEIDWVKSYGGSVISLGNELQGVQDGLVDIGCTILVFEASRLPLQDMVYSMPFSCSDPLVVAETIKQMYAAYPEFTSIYESDYNQKFLGIGVSDPYGFYSTKEVKSLDDVKGMKIGAAGINLSWIEGSGAVGVQTSLNDTYQNLQTNVCQATIQPTHSCVNLKVYEVAPYYLDANFNVVPFNAITVNMDTWKDLPAEVQTILTEVGEGYLDYEANYINEIHEKDLADLQEKGCTIVTLSREEQEKWAASLPDIVNGLVKNLDNAGYKGAEIVEKYYQILESQGIERVRDWKITD; this is encoded by the coding sequence ATGAAAAAAAACAGATTATTTGCATTGGGGATGGCGGCAGCAGTAGCAATTTCAACGATGACAGGATGTGGAAGCAGCAGTACACAGACGAAGGAAACGACGGCTCCGGCTGAACAGGGAGGCGCGGAAGCGGCGGCCCCATCGGAAAAGAAGGAGAAAATTACATTGAGGATTGGATCGGGTCATTCGGAATCGAATCCATGGATTACGGCGCTGGAAGATTATTTTGTTAAAAATGTTTCAGAGCGCGTAAGCTCCGAAACGAATTATGAGATCGACTGGGTTAAATCTTACGGCGGCTCCGTTATTTCCCTGGGCAATGAGCTTCAGGGAGTACAGGACGGTCTGGTGGATATCGGATGTACAATCCTTGTATTTGAGGCATCCAGGCTTCCTCTCCAGGATATGGTTTACAGCATGCCGTTCTCCTGCTCCGACCCGCTGGTAGTTGCGGAGACAATCAAGCAGATGTATGCGGCTTATCCGGAATTTACTTCCATTTATGAATCGGATTATAACCAGAAGTTTCTTGGTATCGGCGTGTCGGATCCTTACGGTTTCTACAGCACAAAAGAAGTAAAATCACTGGATGATGTAAAGGGAATGAAGATTGGCGCGGCCGGCATCAACCTCTCCTGGATTGAAGGCTCCGGAGCGGTAGGCGTCCAGACCTCTTTAAATGATACATACCAGAACCTGCAGACCAACGTTTGCCAGGCAACCATACAGCCGACACACTCCTGTGTCAATTTAAAGGTTTATGAGGTGGCTCCTTATTATCTGGATGCCAATTTCAACGTAGTTCCTTTCAATGCAATAACGGTTAATATGGATACATGGAAGGATCTTCCGGCGGAAGTACAGACTATCCTCACGGAAGTGGGAGAGGGATATCTGGATTACGAGGCTAATTACATTAATGAGATCCATGAAAAAGATCTGGCAGATTTACAGGAAAAAGGATGTACAATCGTCACTCTGAGCAGAGAAGAGCAGGAGAAATGGGCTGCCAGCTTACCGGATATTGTCAATGGTCTTGTAAAGAACCTGGACAATGCAGGATATAAGGGAGCCGAGATTGTGGAGAAATACTACCAGATTCTTGAATCACAGGGAATCGAAAGAGTACGTGACTGGAAGATAACAGACTGA
- a CDS encoding N-acyl homoserine lactonase family protein: MSNLTIRPINTGFVTMIPKQYLYHHSTVAFYPEASDQEEEYPVFTYLVEGGDKLLLVDTGMAYTERADQYHHHGSRQPEGMAITEQLAALGYKPEDIDIVVFTHLHWDHCFYMEKFTNAQFYVNRKEYEFAMNPIPLYYKSYEAPELGITRPFEGIQMNLVEGETEIMPGVRVFETPGHSVGHQSVEIDTAAGKYICCGDSIFIMDNVKPIEKLHYDITPPNRFSDIVSTWKSIELIKERAESLDRILTCHDREILDRAAASPVLGVKEEGR, from the coding sequence ATGAGTAATCTAACAATAAGACCCATCAATACAGGCTTTGTGACAATGATCCCGAAGCAGTATCTCTACCACCATTCAACGGTGGCATTCTATCCGGAGGCCTCTGATCAGGAAGAGGAGTATCCGGTCTTTACATACCTTGTAGAAGGCGGCGACAAGCTATTGCTGGTAGATACCGGCATGGCCTATACGGAGCGCGCCGATCAATATCACCACCACGGTTCACGCCAGCCGGAAGGGATGGCAATCACGGAGCAGTTGGCTGCTTTGGGATATAAACCGGAGGATATAGACATTGTAGTGTTTACCCATCTGCACTGGGATCACTGTTTTTACATGGAGAAATTCACCAATGCACAATTTTATGTTAACCGAAAAGAGTATGAATTTGCAATGAACCCCATTCCGCTGTATTACAAATCGTATGAAGCGCCGGAGCTTGGAATCACCAGGCCTTTTGAGGGAATCCAGATGAATCTTGTGGAGGGTGAGACGGAGATTATGCCGGGAGTCCGTGTATTTGAGACGCCGGGGCATTCCGTGGGCCATCAGTCCGTTGAGATCGATACGGCCGCCGGTAAATATATCTGCTGCGGTGATTCTATCTTTATTATGGATAATGTGAAACCAATCGAAAAACTGCACTATGACATCACGCCGCCCAACCGCTTTTCTGATATTGTTTCCACATGGAAGAGTATTGAGCTTATTAAAGAGCGGGCGGAGAGCCTGGATCGGATCCTCACATGCCACGACAGGGAGATACTTGATCGCGCTGCCGCGTCGCCTGTACTTGGAGTGAAAGAGGAAGGCAGGTGA
- a CDS encoding class II aldolase/adducin family protein gives MMRYNEYVNLAEDIRKAAAKFYALRYQMSNGGNLSVRIPEKDWMLVKGTDVAFDEVGPDTLVITDFDGNVIEGELRPSKEALLHGAIYKEVAGAGAIMHCHSPYATAWAAGHEKLQFSTHHSGMKLKGLVPVFDTHSYAVPKEYFPQIVKFFKDNPGANAFLLRGHGQVTIGKDMREAAYLAELVEETAQISIFS, from the coding sequence ATGATGAGATATAATGAATATGTGAATCTGGCGGAGGATATTCGGAAGGCGGCAGCCAAATTTTATGCGCTTCGTTACCAGATGAGTAACGGAGGCAATCTGAGTGTCCGGATACCGGAAAAAGACTGGATGCTGGTAAAAGGAACCGATGTTGCTTTTGATGAGGTCGGTCCCGATACGCTTGTCATCACCGATTTTGACGGCAATGTAATCGAGGGAGAACTGCGGCCATCTAAAGAAGCGCTGCTCCACGGAGCTATCTATAAGGAGGTGGCCGGGGCAGGCGCAATTATGCACTGCCATTCACCATATGCCACGGCTTGGGCGGCCGGGCATGAAAAACTTCAGTTTTCCACGCACCATTCCGGGATGAAGCTGAAAGGCCTGGTGCCGGTGTTCGATACCCATTCCTATGCGGTGCCGAAGGAGTATTTCCCGCAGATCGTGAAATTCTTTAAAGATAATCCGGGGGCTAATGCCTTTTTGCTTAGAGGACACGGTCAGGTGACGATTGGGAAAGATATGAGAGAGGCGGCGTACCTGGCGGAGCTGGTGGAGGAGACGGCGCAGATCTCTATTTTTTCCTGA
- a CDS encoding cysteine hydrolase codes for MANMKIPKEKTAIVLIEPQNDFLTEGGTMYAHIKEQLAERNVIANLQDLLSQARGKVAKIFYCPFHPFDPGFPELKKGGPACEGLRGLEMDMEADWGTGAWLRGTPGPEIIKELTPQPGDVIVEGKKTLDAFHSTGLDYYLRANEIEYVVFTGFHTDWCVESSARSAYDKGYRVIVLGDCTATDTQEEQDFCEKWIFPKIGKLMGYKEFLEALE; via the coding sequence ATGGCAAATATGAAAATTCCAAAAGAGAAGACGGCGATCGTCCTGATTGAGCCACAGAATGATTTTCTGACGGAGGGCGGCACCATGTACGCCCATATCAAGGAGCAGCTTGCGGAGAGAAATGTAATTGCAAATCTTCAGGATTTGCTTTCACAGGCGCGTGGAAAAGTGGCGAAAATTTTCTATTGTCCATTCCATCCCTTTGATCCCGGATTTCCGGAGTTAAAAAAGGGAGGACCAGCCTGTGAAGGACTCCGCGGCCTTGAAATGGACATGGAGGCGGACTGGGGAACCGGAGCCTGGCTCCGCGGCACTCCGGGACCGGAAATCATCAAAGAACTGACCCCGCAGCCTGGTGACGTGATTGTGGAGGGAAAGAAAACACTGGATGCATTTCATTCCACAGGTCTGGACTATTATCTGAGGGCAAATGAGATTGAGTATGTGGTATTCACCGGTTTCCATACGGACTGGTGCGTGGAATCTTCGGCCAGATCGGCTTATGATAAGGGATACCGCGTGATCGTGCTCGGCGACTGCACAGCCACTGACACACAGGAAGAGCAGGACTTCTGCGAGAAATGGATTTTCCCTAAGATTGGGAAATTGATGGGTTATAAGGAGTTTTTGGAAGCGCTTGAATAG
- a CDS encoding TRAP transporter small permease, whose amino-acid sequence MAILRKIDKILERFLSIMDGIASISIFVIMILITADVLSRLLLNKPFVGTAEIVSSIIIIVCFLEIPYVAVKGAHVRTTMLYDKVGTKGKLVIDIIAAFLGILVYSFIIKASWGNLLHAISIGEAEIAGSFRVTTIPGRFAIIFGSGLMILEFIDQIVKFGYRLVTGKSFYGEGGNKR is encoded by the coding sequence ATGGCCATTCTGCGAAAAATTGACAAAATACTGGAGCGCTTTCTGAGCATTATGGATGGAATTGCGTCTATTTCCATCTTTGTAATTATGATTTTAATCACTGCGGACGTACTCAGCCGGCTGCTGCTTAATAAGCCGTTTGTGGGCACCGCGGAGATTGTCTCAAGCATCATCATCATTGTGTGCTTTCTGGAAATTCCCTATGTGGCGGTAAAGGGAGCGCATGTGCGGACGACGATGCTCTATGACAAGGTTGGGACAAAGGGAAAGCTGGTCATTGATATCATAGCGGCGTTTCTGGGAATCCTGGTATATTCTTTTATCATCAAGGCAAGCTGGGGAAACCTGCTCCATGCAATCAGCATCGGCGAGGCGGAGATCGCGGGTTCATTCCGTGTCACAACGATTCCGGGAAGATTTGCGATTATCTTTGGATCCGGGTTAATGATTCTGGAATTTATCGACCAGATTGTAAAATTTGGCTACAGGCTTGTTACAGGAAAAAGTTTTTATGGAGAAGGGGGGAATAAGCGGTGA